The region GTGGGACTGATCCCTCTGGTAGTCCAGTCCAGCAGAGTATCTGTCGGAGCCCAGTAATCAAACAACCCCGGTTTGACGCTGGTTCTTGCATATCAGACTACGGGGCTGCACATTCCAAGACAGACAAGGCGTGGAATTTTGGTATGCGTCTTGGTTCAAATTTATCTGGGTCGAGCGATGTCCCCTCTCGTCGTGGTCTCAACACCAAAAACAAAGAGGTTGCCCTGTATAAAGCCGGAAGCGAAAGGGAAGTTCTGTGCAGTAGCTCTGCATACACCTATTCACCCTTATGCAGAAGAGACAGGTGAAGTGTGTACATCCGCGGTGGGGATtcacacgcacacacacagagCAAGCACAAGGGCTAGATTCAATCAAACTGGGATCATCCCGACTGCTTTCGGGATGGCGAATGTGGTGGTACGAAGTCAAGTCCGAAGGCGGGCAAGTAGTAGTAAATACACGGGAAGTCTAGGAACGACGAGTATCCGGTACCTGCTCGCCATGTGGAGAACGGGGTCGAGGCCAAGATGCCCACTCCCAGCTGTTTGGGCTATTTTGCCTGGCCGGGTATTATGCTTTAGTGCCACGGGTGAAAAGGGTTGGCGTGCAGGAGTGGTAGACGGTACCTAGGGGGGAGGTAGGGGGTAccttggggaagaggaaaggttgtgtggggggaggggggggataaTGGGGAGCGGGTAATATAAATGATTGTGGTTTTATCGATCAATTGCTCGAGTTGGGAAGCTGATCGTcagagggaagggggggtgggaatgtTTGGTACGGTGGTATCGATGGGAATAATCAGTtgaggatggatggggatgtgatGATGCGTGGCGGATTGTAACCTCTTGGTTTCTTCACGGTCCAATGTGATGTTCCCATTTCGCTTCTAGAACTTCTCATCTCGTCTCATGATGCCCTCTTGTAGTAGAGACTCTAGGCTGGTCTAGTGCTGTCGTCTTTGCCACATATTCCTACCTCGATGTTGCCCTCATGTTGCTGTAAGATCTAGGCTttgtctggtggtggtaccgACCCTCGGTCTACTCGCTCTCCAACTTGCGGCAAGAAAAACCTTCTGGAGAGTCTGGTCCGGGAAAAACCCACGCGAGGTGCAAAAAATGCCTGAAGTTTGGAAACCCCTCCCCGAATCGTGATGGACCCAAAACCCGAGTGGACGGAACAGATCTAGTGTTTCCCTACATCAGGCAGGGCCAAGGGGGCAATGAACCGGGCGGATGGGAGAATGTCAAGACGTGAAGCGAGAGCCAGGCAGCCATTGGGATCATCGCCGGTGATGAGTTGTCCCAAGTGAAGTGGCCATGATGACCGGTGATGAGATCCAATCAACATCGTCATgcgaaaaaaagaaaaagttaCCATCAGCCCTCCATATTCCATTTCCGGCAACAAGGTGAAgtgaagccatcaccacaaacatccccacctccctcaccgcgGTTAAATCCAAGAGATAACGACATAATCAGCACACCAATCCAAAACAACGAGTCAGAGATCCAAGgtgaagccatcaccaccttgagACAATCTCCCTCACCGTGGCTAAATTCAAACGCGGCACCCCCAATCTTCCAAACTATCCATAAGGCACAAACCACCACATATCACAAATTTCATGAAACCGAGCAAAAAGCATAATTTTCCAAACACATATATTGAGTAGGTGGTTTGTATTGAGGTAGTAATAGTATTGGGGGGGggtatatagtaaaaaatagATTATTCCATCCAACAACAGAGACACGCGCGCGCATATTAAACAAAATCCATCGCTATGCAACTTCAATGTTTTTTTGTTCATCGTTCGCGTAAGCACATAATCTTCAATGTCCCGAATCAAAATAATAAGCGACATCAAAATCGCGCGCGCACGCAAGCAAAACATCAAACAAGTCGCCTTTTTTTCCCACAAAAAGCAAGAGCTAAAAACAAGCCAACTGCTTTAGGCAGACTTGGTCTCGCTGATCTGAGTCTCCTTCTCGACCTGGTTAAGGTCGACGCGGGCAACCTCAGCCTCGTCACCGTCGATGATCTTGGCGAGCTCCTCGAGGGTGGGGCCCTTGGTCTCGACATACATGAAGTAGACAAAGGCAAGCTCGAGGAAGATCCAGCAGGTGTAGATGAGGTAGAGCTTCCAGGTGCTGTTGGTGGGGCCGAAGAAGTCGAAGGCGACGGGGTTGGCGTAGATGTTGAGGGTGAGAGCGCACTGGACGGACAAATTCATGACCATGAGACCCTTGGCGCGGAGCTTGTAGGGGAGGATCTCGATGGCGTAGCCGACGAGGAGACCGGACCAGGCGAGAGAGTACATGATGCCGAAGACCCAGATGAAGAAGATCATGGCCTTGTCGGCACCGGGGGACTGCTTGGTGTCCCAAAGAGCAGAGCAGATGGTCCAGAAGACAAAGGTGCAGAACATGCCACCGGTGGAGGCCAGGAACATGGGGCGGCGACCGACCTTGTCGACAAGCATGGCCATGGTGACGGAGACGATGAGGGCAAGGCAGGTCTGGCCGGCACCGAGACCGAGCTTGGCAGTCTGGTCGGTGACACCGGCCGAGTCGTAGAGCTTGGAGGAGTAGTTGGAGATGATAGCGTTACCAGACCACTGGGAGAAGATAccgagggagatgaggacGGCGAATCTGTAGCGGTTGCCCTTGGTGCGGAAGAAATCGGCGTAGCTGGAGTTGCCCTTGGCCTCGTACTCGAGACGGATggtctccttgatctcctggTACTCGAACTGGACGGTGGGGTGCTGGTCGTTGCCGTTGGCGTGATACTTGGCGAGCATGGCAAGAGCCTGGTCGTGCTTGTCCTTGGCAATGAGGAAACGGGGGGACTCGGGGACCCAGTAGATGAAGGCAAGCTGGATGAGCGAGGGGAGGGCCTGGAGAAGGGCGGGCACACGCCATGACCATTCGGTGGGGACGTAGGCGGTGCCGAAGGCGAGCCAGGAGACGATCAAGGCACCGACGTTCCACAGGCAGTTGTAGACGCTGGTAAGACGACCACGATGCTGGGGATGGCAGATTTCGGTGAGAAGCATGGGAGACGAGATCTGGGCGAGGGAGTTGCCGAAACCGAGGAGGACACGGCCACCCATGAAGACACGGATGTTGGTGCAAGAACCCTGGATGACGGCACCGACAATCATGATAACGCAGCCAATGGCGATGGGGAGCTTGCGACCAAAGTTATCGGCGAGGAGAGGGCTGTAGACACGGGCCAGGTCAGCAATCGTTGATTGCCATTGggcttctttctctctgGAATCCAAAACTTACACGATAGGGATAGAGACCAAAGAACCAATCTGGTAGAGAGCACCGACGAGACCGAGGAGGGAACCTCTGGGTCTCTCGAAGTAGCTGTCCCACTGCTCCATGTTCTGGACAGCGTTGAAAAGCATACTGTAGATACCATGTTAGCAAGGGACCCCCAGTTTTGCTTCCGAAAGCAAACGTACCCATCGTAACCGGTGGTAGCAGAGGCAACGCAAAGAATGATGGCGAAGAAGTAGAGCTTGCGAAGACCGGGCTCCTGACGCCAGTTGACTCTCTCAAACTGAGGAGCCTCCTCCTGGGCGACCTCGGCCGCCGCAGCTTGGGGCTTCTTATCGAAGATGCccatggtgatggatggttgGTGTGTGAACTCGACGATGGGCTGTGAAGTGCGAGAGAGGCAGCAATTGAATGGCTCTCAAGAAAGATGTTGGCGACACAGCTGACCCGGCTCCTTGGATCCTAAAAGGGTGGGATTGTCAGGAACGCAAAAAcgaggatgggatgggggattATAAAGACATGTTGCTCAGGGACGGTCAACCAACCCTGGGGTACGGAAGAGTCGTGGAGACCAAGACGGACAGACGGACCGGCCAGGCGTTCGAGGGACAACCGGGGTTGGGCAGGCATcatgggggg is a window of Podospora pseudopauciseta strain CBS 411.78 chromosome 1, whole genome shotgun sequence DNA encoding:
- a CDS encoding hypothetical protein (EggNog:ENOG503NUYQ; COG:P); this encodes MGIFDKKPQAAAAEVAQEEAPQFERVNWRQEPGLRKLYFFAIILCVASATTGYDGMLFNAVQNMEQWDSYFERPRGSLLGLVGALYQIGSLVSIPIVPLLADNFGRKLPIAIGCVIMIVGAVIQGSCTNIRVFMGGRVLLGFGNSLAQISSPMLLTEICHPQHRGRLTSVYNCLWNVGALIVSWLAFGTAYVPTEWSWRVPALLQALPSLIQLAFIYWVPESPRFLIAKDKHDQALAMLAKYHANGNDQHPTVQFEYQEIKETIRLEYEAKGNSSYADFFRTKGNRYRFAVLISLGIFSQWSGNAIISNYSSKLYDSAGVTDQTAKLGLGAGQTCLALIVSVTMAMLVDKVGRRPMFLASTGGMFCTFVFWTICSALWDTKQSPGADKAMIFFIWVFGIMYSLAWSGLLVGYAIEILPYKLRAKGLMVMNLSVQCALTLNIYANPVAFDFFGPTNSTWKLYLIYTCWIFLELAFVYFMYVETKGPTLEELAKIIDGDEAEVARVDLNQVEKETQISETKSA